In Stigmatopora nigra isolate UIUO_SnigA chromosome 5, RoL_Snig_1.1, whole genome shotgun sequence, the genomic window AATGCCACATACACTGGTAAATGGACTGATCCCTTTTTAAGGGCTCCCAGTAGTCGTTTTGCTAATTTTGAATCTAGATCCTATAGTGTCCTTTGTCAGAATGGTGTAGGGACTGTACAAAGTGAAGAGTTAATGCCGATTCATGCAATTGTTTGTGTGAGGCTGAGATAATATGCAGCCGTGGCATGAGGGATTTTTGTGCCAGCAAGCATTAACTGGAACCTTTATTGATGGACATAATGTTGCTATATGTTTAACCCTTTTAAACTAGCAGAGCTATGACAGgctcatttttaattcatagcTAAAGGACAAAAAGGACCAACGGATCTGATgtttaaaatggaaatggaaaatcTTAGAGACTGCATCAATATATTTACTGATCTACTcaatgtcatttatttacaCAAATGAACACCCTAACCTGTTCTTGTCACCGCAGGTGAACTTTACAATCGACCAGATCCGTACCATCATGGACAAGAAGGACAACATCCGAAACATGTCCGTGATTGCGCACGTCGATCACGGAAAGTCCACCTTGACTGACTCTCTCGTGTCGAAGGCTGGCATCATCGCTTCATCCCGTGCTGGGGAGACCCGATTCACCGACACGCGAAAGGATGAGCAGGAACGTTGCATTACCATCAAGTCCACGTAAGCGTTAATTTTCTGCTTTAAGCCAGACACAAACAATGTAAACAATGGCAGTGGAGAATGGTATTATTGTGTGCATAGTAAGAACAGTTATTAGTTATgctgatttgactttttttttgtgttcaaaaaACTGTCACATTTGTTTTCTGTGTGTTAAATGTgcatgtttccatttttttatagcgcCATCTCCATGTTCTACGAGCTGTCCGAGAATGACATGTCCTTCATCAAGCAGTCCAAGGATGGCACTGGGTTCTTGATCAACCTGATTGACTCTCCTGGACACGTTGACTTCTCCTCTGAAGTGACTGCGGCTCTTCGTGTGACTGACGGAGCCCTGGTGGTCGTTGACTGCGTTTCTGGTAGGAATATGGCGTGCCCGTTTTATTCTTCTAAAGTGGAAACAACTGCACCTTAAATCATTATAGCAATTATGAAACTGCATTCCTGTTGCCGATGACGTGCATGTTGGAGTTTTGAACAGTCTATAAAGGAACAAACCATTTTTTCGTGCCAGGCGTGTGCGTCCAAACTGAGACGGTGCTTCGTCAGGCTATCTGTGAGCGCATCAAGCCTGTCCTGATGATGAACAAGATGGACCGTGCCCTTTTGGAGCTGCAGCTCGATGCCGAGGGGCTGTACAAAACTTTCCAGTGCATCATTGAGAATGTCAACGTCATCATTTCCACTTATGGTGAAGAAGAAGGGCCCATGGGCAATATCCAGGTGTGTGGGAATCTTTTTTTGCGAGTTAAACTGTTATGTCAGAATTTCAAACTTGAGCAAGATGTGTGTGAAATGTTTAACATTTTGGATGGTTCTTTATTTTCAGATTGATCCAGTTATTGGTACCGTTGGCTTTGGCTCTGGCCTCCACGGATGGGCTTTCACTCTCAAGCAGTTTGCTGAGATGTATGCAGCCAAGTTTGCTGCCAAAGGCAATACGAAGATGACTCCTGCTGAGCACAGCAAGAAGGTTGAAGATATGATGAAGAAACTGTGGGGCGACAGGTAAATAATTAACCTAATTGCTCTTTGGTGCATCGTATGCTTGTTAGCCCTACCTTTAGCATAAGTCTTGAAATTTAGTCCAAACCACCAAATAACAGGCTGATTTGAAGTAAtctttttaacttatttatttttattctaggTTCTTTGACCCAGCAACTGGCAAGTTTCTCAAGACTGGAGGCCCAAAGATCCCCCGCAGCTTTGTCCATCTTATCCTTGATCCCATCTACAAGGTAATTATTGTTGTGCAACAATGTCGAAATATATGTCGGGGCTAATACCTGTAAGTGATGACTTAAACATTCTTCACTTTGACCTGATTTATATTTGTGATGTTGATATTCTGTCTGAGCAGGAGACGAAACACTCTTTGCTCGAGATTTTTATGATTGCGGTCTTTTGATGTAACGGGCGTCCAAAACTCTTTTCTAGGTATTTGATGCCATCATGAACTTCAGGAAGGAAGAAACTGCCAAGCTTATTGAGAAGCTGGAGATCAAGTTGGATACTGAAGACAAGGACAAAGAAGGCAAGCCCCTGCTGAAGGCTGTGATGCGTCGCTGGCTGCCAGCTGGTGAAGCCCTCCTTCAGATGATCACCATCCACTTGCCCTCCCCTGTCACCGCTCAGAAGTACCGATGTGAACTGCTCTACGAAGGACCTGGCGATGATGAAGCCGCCGTGggtatgaaaaaaatctaactttCTAAATTAACAACTATGAATGTTATTCCCTTCTTACACTGATTGTCCAATTTTGATCTCCATTCAGGTATCAAGACCTGTGACTCTAAAGGTCCTCTGATGATGTACATTTCCAAGATGGTACCCACCAGTGACAAGGGACGGTTCTACGCTTTTGGTCGTGTCTTCTCTGGAACTGTTTCTACGGGCCTTAAAGTGCGCATCATGGGACCCAATTATACACCTGGAAAGAAAGAAGATCTTTACTTGAAACCTATCCAGAGGTCAGTTTTGACACCACCATTGACATTATCGTAACATTGTTCAAAGATTAATTTGTTGTATTCCCTCACAGGACCATTCTCATGATGGGTCGCTATACTGAGCCCATTGAAGATGTGCCCTGTGGCAACATTGTGGGTCTGGTTGGTGTAGATCAGTACTTGGTTAAGACTGGAACCATCACCACCTTTGACCAAGCACACAACATGAAAGTGATGAAGTTTAGCGTCAGTCCTGTGGTCAGAGTGGCCGTGGAAGCTAAAAACCCAGCCGATCTGCCCAAGCTGGTGGAGGGTTTGAAGCGTCTGTCAAAGTCTGATCCCATGGTGCAGTGCATCATTGAGGAGTCTGGAGAGCACATTGTTGCTGGAGCTGGAGAGCTGCATCTTGAGATCTGCCTTAAGGATCTTGAGGAGGACCATGCTTGTATCCCACTCAAGGTAACATGGGGGTTTGCAAAATAGAAATTGGCAATAAAGCCACAAAATGGCCATACACTATGATACATATTTAATGTTCAAACTGAGACTGTGTTCATATCTAACCAGGTGTCTTTCTTTCTAGAAATCTGAGCCTGTCGTCTCCTACAGAGAGACAGTCAGTGCTGGATCTTCAGTCGTGTGTTTGTCCAAGTCCCCGAACAAGCACAACCGTCTGTTCATGAAGGCCCGCCCCCTCGAAGACGGCTTGCCCGAAGACATTGAAAAGGGCGAGGTCACTCCCCGACAGGAGATGAAAACTCGTGCTCGCTACCTGGCCGACAAGTATGAGTGGGAAGCCACCGATTCCAAGAAGATCTGGTGCTTTGGACCTGACGGAACTGGTCCAAACCTGCTCGTGGATGTGACAAAGGGTGTGCAGTACCTCAATGAGATCAAGGACAGCGTTGTAGCTGGCTTCCAGTGGGCTGTCAAAGAGGTATgagtttttgtttattaaatcgCGGTTTGCCAAAACTTGTGTAAGTGGTTCAAACCAGCCGTCTTGATTGCCTTTAGGGAGTC contains:
- the LOC144196325 gene encoding elongation factor 2b-like → MVNFTIDQIRTIMDKKDNIRNMSVIAHVDHGKSTLTDSLVSKAGIIASSRAGETRFTDTRKDEQERCITIKSTAISMFYELSENDMSFIKQSKDGTGFLINLIDSPGHVDFSSEVTAALRVTDGALVVVDCVSGVCVQTETVLRQAICERIKPVLMMNKMDRALLELQLDAEGLYKTFQCIIENVNVIISTYGEEEGPMGNIQIDPVIGTVGFGSGLHGWAFTLKQFAEMYAAKFAAKGNTKMTPAEHSKKVEDMMKKLWGDRFFDPATGKFLKTGGPKIPRSFVHLILDPIYKVFDAIMNFRKEETAKLIEKLEIKLDTEDKDKEGKPLLKAVMRRWLPAGEALLQMITIHLPSPVTAQKYRCELLYEGPGDDEAAVGIKTCDSKGPLMMYISKMVPTSDKGRFYAFGRVFSGTVSTGLKVRIMGPNYTPGKKEDLYLKPIQRTILMMGRYTEPIEDVPCGNIVGLVGVDQYLVKTGTITTFDQAHNMKVMKFSVSPVVRVAVEAKNPADLPKLVEGLKRLSKSDPMVQCIIEESGEHIVAGAGELHLEICLKDLEEDHACIPLKKSEPVVSYRETVSAGSSVVCLSKSPNKHNRLFMKARPLEDGLPEDIEKGEVTPRQEMKTRARYLADKYEWEATDSKKIWCFGPDGTGPNLLVDVTKGVQYLNEIKDSVVAGFQWAVKEGVLCEENMRAVRFDIHDVTLHTDAIHRGGGQIMPTTRRVLYACQLTAEPRLMEPVYLVEIQCPEAAMGGIYGVLTKRRGHVFEEASVHGTPMRVIKAYLPVMESFGFTADLRSNTGGQAFPQCVFDHWQILPGDPLEPSSKPGVVVTDTRKRKGLKEGVPALDNYLDKL